The following nucleotide sequence is from Halorussus caseinilyticus.
CCCGAGGGTCGGTTCGGTCTCGTGTTCTGCTCGCGGGTCGCTCACGCGCTGAGTCCCGACGCGAACCGCCAGTTTCTCGCCGAGGCGTTCGACGCCCTCGAACCCGGCGGTTCGGTCGTGCTGACCGACAAGGTACGGGACCGGGCCGACGACGCGGCGCTGTTCGGCGCGCACATGCTCGCCCAGACCGACGCGGGCGACACCTACACCGAAGACGAGTTCTCGGGATGGCTTCGGAACGCCGGGTTCGTGGACGTGGAAGTCCGGGACGTGCCGGGTCTCGACCAGCAAATCATCGCGGGACGGCGGCCGGGCGATTGAAGTTCTCTCGTCACCACGGGGGACGTATGGACCTCGCGGTGCTGTGCGACGACATGGTCGATAGCCTCGAACACCCCTCGAAAGGGGTCGTCTCCAGCGAGAGCGTCAGCGCCGCGATGCGTGCGGTCCCGCGCCACGAGTTCGTCGAGGACGACCGACTGGCTTACGCCGACCGGTCTTTCGAGCATCGGGGCACCCGCGTCCTCGCGCCGAGTACCGCGGCCCGACTGCTGGAAGCCCTCGACGCCGGTGAGGGCGATTCGGTCCTCGTCGTCGGCGCTGGCGTGGGCTACACCGCCGCGGTCCTCGCGGAAATCGTCGGCGAACACAACGTCCACGCGGTGGACATCACCCGAAGCGTGGTGCTTGACGCCCGGCGCACCCTCGCGTCTGCGGGCTACGACGGCGTCTTCGTGGACTGTCGGGACGGGTCGGGCGGACTGCCGGAGTACGCGCCGTTCGACCGAATCCTCGTGGAAGCGGCCGCGGCCGACCCACCGCGACCGCTCGTGGAGCAACTCGCCTCGGACGGTAGACTGGTCATCCCGGTCGGGGTCGGCGAGCAGTCGCTGACCGCGATAGAGGGCGACGAGGTGGGCGACCAGAAGGGTCGTCCGCTCGGCACCGTGGCGTTCGCGCCGCTTCTCGTGGCGGGCGAGGAAGCCGACTCCATCGAGCGCAACCGGACCGTCCGCGAGGACCGCGAACGGGCCGAGCGTGCCCTCGAGCGCCGGACCGGGTGGGAGCGCGACTGGATAGACTGGGACGGCGACGAGGGCCTGTCGGACTGATTCGCTCGGCCCTCAGTCCCGAATTACGAGTATCGCGGTGTTCTCGCGCTCGTCGGCGTAGTCGCTTCCGGCGGGCGGTTTGATGCGCACCTCCAGCGTGCCCTCCTGCTGGTTCGGACCGAGTTCGGGGGCGACGTGGACGCTGACTTCGCCGTCCTCGTCGGTGGTCTCGGTCTCAACGTCGTCGAGGGTCGCCGTGCCACCGGTGACGACCACCGTCGCGTCCTCGACCGGTTCGCCGTCGGGGTCCACGACCACGATGTCGATGTCCTCGCTCTCGGGACCGATTACCGCGGGGTCGGGTTTCGCGTCGAGTTCAGCGACGGTGAGACCGCCGACGCCCGACAGCATGTTCATCATCACGCCGAGGCTGGCGACGCCGACCACGAGGGCGATGACGAGACGGATTGGCAGGCCTTCGATTGCGCGCGAGTCGGACCGGAATCGTCGGAAAGTTCGCATGGACGGGGTTCGTCCCGTTCTCCGATTTAAACCCTCGTCCGCTACGGTTCGTGTTGCCGTCGTCGCCGGTTCCGACCCTCACATCACCGCATCGACCTCCCGAAGGTTGAAGTACGGAGACGGGACGAACCCCGCCCGTGACCCACGTCCTCGGTCGCCGCGACCCCGAACCGTCCCGCGAAACCGCCGTCTCTGGCTCCCTCGGGACCTACCGCGCCCGCGACGGAAGCCCCGGCGCGCGGGTCCGCATCGACCTCGACGGTCCCCACGCCGGACTCGTCGTCGGCAAACGCGGCTACGGGAAATCGTACACGCTCGGCGTTCTCGCCGAAGAAATCGTCCGCGCCGAAGGGGTCGTCCCGGTCGTCGCCGACACGATGGGCGTCTTCTCGTCGCTCGCGGACCTCGGCGCGAACGTCGTCGCACGCCCCCGCGTCACCGCCGACTCGCTCGCGCCGCGGGCGTGGTGTGACCTGCTCGGACTCGCGCCGGACGCCGCGACGGGCGCGCTGGTGTGGCAGGCCGCCGCCGGGCGCTCTACTCTCGACGGGATGCGCGCGTTCGTCGCCGACGCCGACACTAAGGCCGACCGCGCGACCCGCCGGTCGGCCGACAACCACCTCGCGCTGGCCGAGTCGTGGGGCGTCTTCGCGCCGGAGGGCCTGACCGCGAGCGACTTCGCCGAAACCCCGGCGGGGACCGTGCTGGACCTCTCGGGTCTCGACCCCGCGCCCGCGAACGCGGTCCTGCACGCGGTCGCAAGTGGTCTCTACGACTACTGCGTCCGCGAGTTCCCTCCCCGCCTCCCGTGGCTACTCGTGGACGAAGCCCACGCCTTCTTCGACGGCATCGCGGCCTCCGCGCTCCGGACTGCTCTCACGCGGGGCCGCCAGCCCGGTCTGAGCCTCGTCGCGGCGACTCAGCGACCGAGCGCGCTCCCGGCAGTCGCAGTCTCGCAGGCCGACCTCCTGCTGGCCCACCGCCTCACCTCGCGGGCCGACATCGACGCCCTCACGGAGGCCCGGCCGACCTACCTCACCTCGTTCGAAGCTCGCCTGCCCGACGCGCCCGGCGACGTTCTGCTCGTGGACGACGCCACCGAGAGCGTCCACGCGGTCCGGGTCCGCGAGCGCGAGACGCCCCACGGTGGCGACAATCCGAGCGCGAGCGACCGATGAAAGCCCGCACCGACCCGCTCCGAAAGCCGTTTGCCCGTCGCCGCGCTGGTCTCCGACGAGTATCGAATGTCGGAGACCGACGCTCACTCGGCGACCGAGGACCCGGGCGCTCGCTGGCTCGAACGACTCGAACCCCTTCTGCTCGTCGCGGTCGGCGGGTTCGCCGGGGCGATTCTCCGTCACGCCGTCGCCGCGGCGTTCCCCGGCGGCTTTCCGTGGGGCACGCTCGCGGTCAACGTCGCGGGAAGTTTCGCGCTCGGCGCTCTCCTCTACGAGGCCGAGTTATCGGGCCGACTCAGCGCCGAGACCCGACTCGTCCTCGGTACCGGATTCCTCTCGTCGTTCACGACCTACAGCACCTTCGCGGTCCAGACCGCCGCGCTCTCGCCGACGTTGGCCGTCGCCAACGTCGGCGCGAACTACGCGCTCGGGTTCGTCGCCGTCCTCGCGGGACGCGCCGCGGTCGGGGAGGTGACGGGATGAACCCCTTCCTGCTGGTCGGCGCGGGCGGCGTCCTCGGCGCTCTCTCGCGGTTCGCGGTCGGGTCGCGGATACCCGACCGCCAGCGCGACACGCTCGCGGTCAACGTCCTCGGAAGTTTCGCTCTCGGCGCGCTGACGGCCGGACTCGCCGCCGACGCCGCCCTGTTGACCCTGTTCGGCACCGGGTTCTGCGGCGCGTTCACGACGTTCTCCAGTTTCGCAGTCGAGACGGTCGAACTCTACGAAAGCGGCGCGCGACAGGAAGCAATCGGAAACGCGGCGCTGAACCTCGTCGGCGCACTGCTCGCGGTCGGACTCGGCGGATGGACGGCGACGGCGCTCGCCTGACTCCGACCGGCGACCCGTCCGCGGACTACCGAAGGAGGTCCCACACCCACAGGCCGACGCCGAGACTCACGAGAACGATGCCCAGCGTCGAAGTGACGGGTTCGGGAACGAGAAACAGCAGGACGCCCACGAGCAAGAGCGCCGGAATCAACTCCTCGTGCAGGAAGTTCCATCTGTCGGGAGGTTCGCCGTCGGCGTCCTCGCTCACGTCGAGGCGAACGACCGACTACCAGTTACGCTTTCGGGCGCGAGCGACTGACTCGTCGCTCACGAGTTG
It contains:
- a CDS encoding protein-L-isoaspartate O-methyltransferase family protein, coding for MDLAVLCDDMVDSLEHPSKGVVSSESVSAAMRAVPRHEFVEDDRLAYADRSFEHRGTRVLAPSTAARLLEALDAGEGDSVLVVGAGVGYTAAVLAEIVGEHNVHAVDITRSVVLDARRTLASAGYDGVFVDCRDGSGGLPEYAPFDRILVEAAAADPPRPLVEQLASDGRLVIPVGVGEQSLTAIEGDEVGDQKGRPLGTVAFAPLLVAGEEADSIERNRTVREDRERAERALERRTGWERDWIDWDGDEGLSD
- a CDS encoding DUF7382 domain-containing protein; amino-acid sequence: MRTFRRFRSDSRAIEGLPIRLVIALVVGVASLGVMMNMLSGVGGLTVAELDAKPDPAVIGPESEDIDIVVVDPDGEPVEDATVVVTGGTATLDDVETETTDEDGEVSVHVAPELGPNQQEGTLEVRIKPPAGSDYADERENTAILVIRD
- a CDS encoding ATP-binding protein, translating into MTHVLGRRDPEPSRETAVSGSLGTYRARDGSPGARVRIDLDGPHAGLVVGKRGYGKSYTLGVLAEEIVRAEGVVPVVADTMGVFSSLADLGANVVARPRVTADSLAPRAWCDLLGLAPDAATGALVWQAAAGRSTLDGMRAFVADADTKADRATRRSADNHLALAESWGVFAPEGLTASDFAETPAGTVLDLSGLDPAPANAVLHAVASGLYDYCVREFPPRLPWLLVDEAHAFFDGIAASALRTALTRGRQPGLSLVAATQRPSALPAVAVSQADLLLAHRLTSRADIDALTEARPTYLTSFEARLPDAPGDVLLVDDATESVHAVRVRERETPHGGDNPSASDR
- the crcB gene encoding fluoride efflux transporter CrcB, with amino-acid sequence MSETDAHSATEDPGARWLERLEPLLLVAVGGFAGAILRHAVAAAFPGGFPWGTLAVNVAGSFALGALLYEAELSGRLSAETRLVLGTGFLSSFTTYSTFAVQTAALSPTLAVANVGANYALGFVAVLAGRAAVGEVTG
- a CDS encoding fluoride efflux transporter FluC, which encodes MNPFLLVGAGGVLGALSRFAVGSRIPDRQRDTLAVNVLGSFALGALTAGLAADAALLTLFGTGFCGAFTTFSSFAVETVELYESGARQEAIGNAALNLVGALLAVGLGGWTATALA